TCCCGCTGAATCGGCAACGCCTTTAAGCCCTGCTCCGCCAGCCGCGCCCGCGCCCAGGCCTTGGGGGACTCAAACGGCACGAACTCGATCTCTACGACACCCGATTCCGCCCTCTCCGCCGCCAATTTCACCAACAGCTCGAGCGGGAATTCGCGCCCCTCGCCTAACAGGAGTTTGTGCGTCGCGGCGGACACGTCCTCAAATTCACACAGCAGGTGAGCTTCGCCGAGATCCGCCACCCGCGCCGGATCCAGCTGCGCCCTCGCCACCTCCAGCGCCAGCTTGTCCGGCCCCGCCGGCCACACCTCGCACAGATGTGCGATCACCGGCAGCGCCTCCGTTCGCTGCCACGAGGCCAGCCGGAGAGCCACCCGAACCAACACCCCCGGATAGGGGAAGCGCACCTCTCGCGGATTGCGCACCTCCTCTTCGATCGGAGGAGCTGGTGCGTTCTGCTCCCGCAACCACTCCAACATGATCCCCGCGAGTTTCTCTTCGCCGGTATTCAGACAGGCCTCGATCACCGTGGCGGCATCTTCGGCATCACGCGCTTCGATGTCCCGCCACAGGTCCCTCACCAGTTCCTGCCACAACGCATCCCCCATGGCCTCTCCCAAGGCACCTTCGTGGCCGCTCAACGTGAGCAGATGAACCGCCGCGCCGAGCCTCAACGGAGATTCATGATCGTCGCTCCGCAGACCGTCCACCGCCGCCTCCAGCACCGCCGGCGATACGCCCTCCAAGGCCTCCCCGATCGCCCGAAACGGTTGGCGACTATAAGCCCAAGCCGACAGGTGTCCCTCCGTGGCTTGCCAGTGCAGGGCTCTCCACAAGGTGTGCACACTCTCGACCGAATCGCCCATTGCCTCATAGAGGCGTTCGCCAAAATCACGTCCCACTCGCTCCTCGATGCTGATCCCCCGGGGAACCAGGGTCCGCACCGGCTCGGGAAACACCGCGAGAAACTCCGCCCAGTGGGCATCGCGGACTGCTTCTTCCAGTTTCTCCCGATCGCGCCGCTCCACAAAATAGGGAAAGCCGATCTCCGCGAAGCCCGCCCACAAGCTCGCCTCTGCTTCTCCCGCCAATTCCAAGTCACCGCCCCACGGAGCCGATTCACTGCGCAGTCGAAAGAGGTGATGCTCGGTAAAACCCATCACAAACTCCTCCTCCCGATAAAACTCCACCAGCGTAGTGCCGATGCACAGACAGTGCCCCCCGTCGCCCGTCGGTTCGAAATGTGCAACCAAGGTTTCGATCGCCGCCCGGTCGGTCTTATCAAACAGCACCGGCATCGACCCGTCGGCGGAATCGAAATCCATTTCCCGCACCACCACTCGATTCGCCGGTTTCAGCGTCTCCGCCAACGCCGCTTTAAAGCCAGCGGGCGTCGGTGCTTCTCCCCGGGCAACAAACGCTAGAGTCAGGGCCAAACACGCGAACAACGCAGGTTTCATCACCGCCAACAAGTAGACCAACTCGCAGGCCGAGCAAGCGAACGGTGGTGAGAGAGCCGCGAGGCAACACGCTGGGACTTCGCTAGTGTTTAACCACAGAGTTCACAGATGAGCACAGATGGCGGGGAGGCTGTGGCCGGGGGGCAAGGCCCCGGAGTATTCACTTAACGCCCTTCAGATTCAGACTGGTCATCGTCGTTCTCGTTCAATTCCGCGAAATAAAGCGCAACCGCGCGGTTCGTCGACAGGTAGATGGTCGTCAGGAAACCAACCGTAAGGAAAACGATGACTGCCTGCCACGCCTGTGAGAACGCGGCCCCCACCGCCATCACGGCTCCCATCCAGACACCGCTCCATTGAGAGCGCTGACGACGCATGATCAAACCACGGGCACATAGCCCAGCGGAAAGTCCTACCAGGGCACCAAAAGGTCCCGCGCCCGACGCCCAAAACTCGCGAAAAGTGATCTCCACTCCGTCCCGGCGAAAGGTAGCGAAGGGGTTCAATGCCATGAGGAGCATAAACGAAAACAACAGGCAGAAATATACCATCAATGTGTAACCCCACGGCGCGGCGAACGGCAGGGCGCAGAGATTACGTATGAGGTTTTTCATTACAGCACTAGTCTACCCCACTACTTGACTCCTGCAGTCTGCCTCCGGTCACCGAAAATGAGCCCCGTAAACCAAAAACTCAGGACCAAACACGCGAACAACGCAGGTTTCATCACCGCCAACAAGTAGACCAACTCGCAGGCCGAGCAAGCGAACGGTGGTGAGAGAGCCGCGAGGCAACACGCTGGTATTTATTGACCGCTAAGAAACGCGAAGCCGGGAGGGAACGTAGCTGCGTTGGAGCGCAGCGATCCCGCGTCTACGGGATGGTCGACTCCGCCGGGCCACGCTTTCGCCTTCGGCTCAAACGCAGCTACGTCCAGGGAAGCACCCAGTTACCAGCCACCAACCACCGGGCCACGCATTCAGACGTGCCCAATGTGGCCGCGGCATCCTGCCGCGGGAGCACTGCCCCTCCGCCCTGGACTAATCGGTCAACCTCACCGGCCGATCACCGAGGGGCAACGCAACGCGCCGAGGCTGGAAGCCTCGCCCACGCCTCCGTAACTGAGCTCGCCGTCACAACGCGGCCACGCTTTCGCCTCCGGCTCAAACGCAGCTACGTCCACAGTCCTCAGCGATTAGCCATCAGCATTCAGCCCCAGTTCCTAACACCTAATACCTAATACCTAATACCCATCCACCCAGCCCCCATCTTCGCTCCCTTTGCTACCTTGGTGTGAATCCACCGCGTTGCCTCACCGCCGGCCCTCCAGTCCCCCCATCACCCAGCTGCCCAGTATCCAGCCCACCAGCAGCCCGTCGCGGTTCCTTATTTCACCTGCTTAATCCTATGGCTTGCATTTCAAACATTTGTTTGAATTGTTCGCGGCATGGTCTCCACCAACGATCGTGTTGAGGAATCCGCCACGCCGCCGACGGATCGCCGGGAGCGGCGCGGGTGTCGCACGCGACAGGCGCTCGTCGAGGCCGGACTGGAGTTGTTCGGCGAATACGGCCTGAAGGGCACCACCACCCGCATGCTCTGCGAGGCCACCGGAGCCAACGTCGCCGCCATCAATTACCACTTCGGCAACAAGGACGGCCTCTACCTCGCCGTGATCGATTACATCATCGGTCGCCTCCAAGCCCACATCCGCCCGACCGCCGAGGCCCTCGTCACCGAGGTCTCCGCCGCCAACAACGATCCCGCCGCCGCGCGCCGCGCCTTGCTGCGCCTGCTCGATCACCTCGCCGATCTCATGGTGCAGTCCGAGGAGATCCGCCTCTGGGCGCTCATCATCGTGCGCGAGCAATCCCGCCCGACCCCGGCCTTCGATCACATCTACGACCAGTGCTTCAAACGGGTGCAGTCGAAGCTCCTCTTCCTACTCGGCACCGCCACCGGCATCGATCCCACCAGCAACGAAGCCAAAATCCGCGTGCACGCCTTCTTCGGCCAAATCCTCGGCTTCGCCGTCAGCCGCGAAAGCCTCCTGCGCACGCTCGGCACTCCGGCTCTCACCCCGGCGCTCGTCACCTCCATCCGCCAGGTGCTCCACGCCAACGTCGAGGCCTGCCTCAACCTGCCCGTGCTTGCCGACGCCGACACCGACTCCGCTGCCGCTACCCCGTCCTCTTCCGCCTCCCCTTCTCCTGCCGCATCCGCATGACCCCGCCGCTTTGCTCGCTTTCGCCGGTCCTCCTCGCGCTCGCCTCCGTGGCCTTCGTCGCGGGCTGCACCGTCGGCCCCACCGCCGAACGCCCCACCCTGCCGACGCCGCCACCCGAGGCCTTCGTCAACGCGCCGGCACCGGCCCCCGAGCCCACACCCTCCGCCCCCGCCATGACCCGTTGGTGGACGCAGATCGACGACCCGGCCTTCGCCGGCTTGGTCGACACCCTGCTCGCGGCCAACCTCAACCTCCAGCAGGCCACCGAGCGCGTCACCCAAGCCCGCGAGCGCCTCAACGCCACCCGTGGCGGCAACCTCGCCGCGCTCTCCGCCGGCGCCGACGCCCGCCGCGCCTTCACCACCAACGCCGCCGGCGACCGCGTTTACACCGAAACCTACGCCGCCGATCTCAACGTTTCCTGGACTCTCGACCTCTTCGGCAGCCGCCGCCGCGCCATCGAGGCCGGCACCGCCACCTTCCTCTCCGCCGCCGCCGAGCAGGAGGCGCTCTCCCACGCGCTCATCGCCCAACTGCTCAACCGCCGCGTCGCCATCGCCGTCAACCAACGCCTGCTCGAGCTCGCCCGCGAAAACGCGTCCAACCGCGAGCTGCTCCAGGATCTCGTGAGCCGCCGCTACGAACTCGGCGCGAGCGGCGCCACCGCCAGCGACGTTTACCTCGCCGCCGAAAACGTCTCCACCGTCCAGGCCGACGTCCCGCTCTACCAACGCCAGCTCGCCGCCGAGCTCTACCAACTCGACGTCTTGCTCGGCCGCACGCCCGGCACCACCGCGCCCACCCCGCGCGACTTCCCGCTGCTCACGCCGCCCGCCGCCCCCGCGCCGCCCGTGCCCGCCGCCCTGCTCGACCGCCGCCCCGACCTGCGCGCCTCCGAGCTGCGCGCCCGCGCCGCCACCGCCAACGTCGGCATCGCCCTCGCCGACCTCTATCCGCAGCTCACCCTCGGCGGCTCGATCGGCGTCGCCGGCCCCGAACTCGACGACCTGTTTTCGACCGACCAACTCGTCGGCTCCCTCCTCGGCAGCATCACCCAACGGCTCTTCGCCGGCGGGGCCCTGCGCGCCAATCTCCGCCTGCAGGAATCCGCCGCCCGCGAGCTCGCCGCCGCCTACGCTAACGACGTGCTCGACGCCCTCCGCGAAGTCGAAACCGCCCTCCAGGCCGACCGCGAACTCGACCGCCAGCTCGCCGCTCAAACCCGTTCGCTGGAGGCCCTGCGCGCCGCCGAACGCCTGGCCGCCGAGCGTTACCGCAGCGGACTGCAACCGCTGCAGTCTTACCTCGACACCCAGCAACGCCGCTACCGCACCGAGCAGGCCTGGCTGCTCACCCAACAAGCCCGCTGGACCGCCCGCGTAAACCTCCACCTCGCCCTCGGCGGCACCTGGTTCGACCCCGAACCCTGAGCCGCGAGGCAACTCCCGCACCCAAAACCACAGAGTTTTTATCAACCGCAGATCACGCAGAGAGACGCAGATAACCGAGAGGCAACGCGCTGATTCCACGCAGTTTTTTAACCACAGATGAACACGGATAAACACAGATCCGAGAGGCACCGCTTAGGATTCTTATTTAACCGCAGATGACGCAGAGAAGCGCAGATAACCGAGAGGCAACGATGGGATCGAGTTTCCCAGTAGCTGCGAGATGGCCGCTCCACCGAGCCACGTTTTCGCCTTCGGCTCAAACGCAGCTACACCCTTTGAGTCCCCCGCCACCCACCACCTAGCCACCAGCCACCGCCCCGGTCCTTCGCTCCCTTTGCTACCTTGGTGTTAGAAAAACCAGCGCCCCAATCCCCAGCCCCCAGCAGACCAGCAACCCAGTCCCTACCACCTAGCCCCCAGCTTCCAGTCCCCAGCACACCAGTTTCTCATGAGTTCCTCCAAACGTTCCGGTCTCATCCAGCTTGTCGCGGTCATCGTTTTTGTGGTCGTGGCCTTTGTCATCAATCGGCTCATGCAGACGCACTACGAGCCGGCCGGGCGCAATGGCGGCGGCACGCGTGCCCTGTTTGTGGATACGGTCACCGTCGATCCCGCACCCTACCAACTGGTCTTCGCCACCACCGGCACTGTCCAGGCCCGCACCGAGATCAACATCGTGCCACAGGTGAGCGGCCGCATCGTCGCGGTCGACCCGGCCTTCTATGAGGGCGGCGCCTTCACGTCCGACACCACGCTCTTCCAGGTCGATCCGCGCGACTACGAACTCGACACCCAACGCCTCGCCGC
This portion of the Actomonas aquatica genome encodes:
- a CDS encoding CerR family C-terminal domain-containing protein; this encodes MVSTNDRVEESATPPTDRRERRGCRTRQALVEAGLELFGEYGLKGTTTRMLCEATGANVAAINYHFGNKDGLYLAVIDYIIGRLQAHIRPTAEALVTEVSAANNDPAAARRALLRLLDHLADLMVQSEEIRLWALIIVREQSRPTPAFDHIYDQCFKRVQSKLLFLLGTATGIDPTSNEAKIRVHAFFGQILGFAVSRESLLRTLGTPALTPALVTSIRQVLHANVEACLNLPVLADADTDSAAATPSSSASPSPAASA
- a CDS encoding efflux transporter outer membrane subunit, with amino-acid sequence MTPPLCSLSPVLLALASVAFVAGCTVGPTAERPTLPTPPPEAFVNAPAPAPEPTPSAPAMTRWWTQIDDPAFAGLVDTLLAANLNLQQATERVTQARERLNATRGGNLAALSAGADARRAFTTNAAGDRVYTETYAADLNVSWTLDLFGSRRRAIEAGTATFLSAAAEQEALSHALIAQLLNRRVAIAVNQRLLELARENASNRELLQDLVSRRYELGASGATASDVYLAAENVSTVQADVPLYQRQLAAELYQLDVLLGRTPGTTAPTPRDFPLLTPPAAPAPPVPAALLDRRPDLRASELRARAATANVGIALADLYPQLTLGGSIGVAGPELDDLFSTDQLVGSLLGSITQRLFAGGALRANLRLQESAARELAAAYANDVLDALREVETALQADRELDRQLAAQTRSLEALRAAERLAAERYRSGLQPLQSYLDTQQRRYRTEQAWLLTQQARWTARVNLHLALGGTWFDPEP